A stretch of DNA from Streptomyces xanthii:
CCGGCTGCCGGGGCCGCCGGGCGGACTCCGACGCCGACGCGACGGGGCTCTTCTCGTGCTCCTGCTTCTGCTCGGCACCTGTCTCCGGCCTCTCCGGAGCGATGGCCGCCTGGACCCGGCCGCCGGAGTGCCCGTCCATCGCGGCAATGGTCAGCCCGCCCCCGACAAGCGCGACAGCGCTCGCGACCGCGGCTCGCCGCTTGTTCCTCCGCCACTGGACCAGCCGGCGACGCCGCGCCGCACGCCCGGGCCGAGCGACCGGCACGTGCTCGGGCTCAGAGGCGGGCGCGGGCGCGGCATGCGTGACGGCGTCCACGGCCGCCGGCTCCGAGCCGATACGGCTGGCGACGGCGGGCGGCGCGATGTCAGGGGCGTAGGCGCCGCACCCGGGGCACACCAGCGCACCGTTGAGGTACCGACGGCATGAGGAGCAGTAGTCCATCTCCGCTTTCCGGCCTTCCTGGTTCGCGGGGCCGCCGGTCTGCACGCCACACACCAGTCGAATTCACATCCCCGTTTCTCTCTCCTTCTGCGTTCTGCGGGCGCGTGAGCGTTACACCGAGAACTGATTCCCGGTGCATCGCGCCGCCCGGTCGACGGAATTCGTATGAACCGTGCGGAGAATATGAAGAAAAAGGGGTGACGCCTTCACCGAGAGCTTTTCTCGTGCCCCTTCCCGAGCCATGCGCTCAGCCCCGATACGCCTCCAGCAGTCGCAGCCAGACCTCGCTGACCGTCGGGTAGGCCGGGACCGCGTGCCACAGGCGGTCGATGGGGACCTCTCCCGCGATCGCGATCGTCGCGGAGTGGATCAGTTCGCCCACGCCGGGGCCGACGAAGGTGACGCCGAGGAGGATCTCGCGGTCGAGGTCGACGATCATGCGGGCCTTGCCCGTGTAGCCGTCGGCGTAGAGGCCCGCGCCGGCGACGTTCGCGATGTCCTGGTCGACGGCGCGGACGCGGTGGCCCGCCGCCTCCGCCTCGGCGAGGGTGAGGCCCGCGCTCGCCGCCTCGGGGTCGGTGAAGACGACCTGCGGGACGGCGGCATGGTCGGCGGTGGCGCTGTGCGCGCCCCAGCGGTCGGTCTCCAGGAGCGGGACGCCCTGGGCGCGGGCGGTGATCGCGGCGCCGGCGATGCGGGCCTGGTACTTGCCCTGGTGGGTGAGGAGCGCGCGGTGGTTGGAGTCGCCGACCGCGTACAGCCAGTCGTGGCCCTCGACACGGAGCGAGTCGTCGACGGGCAGCCAGGAACCCGGTTCGAGTCCGACGGTCTCCAGGCCGATGTCGTCCGTGCGCGGTGCGCGGCCGGTCGCGAAGAGGATCTCCTCGGCCTCGACGGCCGAGCCGTCGTCGAGCGTGGCCGTGACGATGCCGCCCGAGCGTTCGACGGCCTTCACGGAGACGCCCGTACGGATGTCAGCGCCCGCCTCGCGCAGCGCGTCCGCGACCAGTTCGCCCGCGAACGGCTCCATGCGGCCCAGCAGTCCGTCGCCGCGCACCAGCACCGTGACCCGCGAGCCTAGCGCCTGCCAGGCCGTGGCCATCTCGGTGGCCACGACGCCGCCGCCGACCACGATCAGCCGGTCCGGGACCGTGCCGGAGCTGGTCGCGTCGCGGCTGGTCCACGGCTTGACCTCGGCGAGGCCCGGCACGTCGGGGAGGGCGGCGCGCGTGCCGGTGCAGACCGTCACGGCGTGCCGTGCGGTGAGCGTGGTGACCGTGCCGTCGTCGGCGGTGACGGTGACCGTGCGGGGTCCGGCGAGGCGGCCGTGGCCTCGGTACAGGTCGGCGCCGATGGACTCCACCCAGCGGACCTGGCCGTCGTCCTTCCAGTGGGAGGTGTAGGAGTCCCGGTGGTCCAGGACGGCCTGGGCGTCGAGGGGGCCCTGCACGGCCTGGCGCAGGCCGGGCACGCGGCGGGCGTCGGCGCGGGCGATGACCGGGCGCAGCAGCGCCTTGCTGGGCATGCACGCCCAGTACGAGCACTCGCCGCCGACCAGTTCGCTCTCCACGACCGCCACGCTCAGGCCCCCGGCCCGCGCCCGGTCGGCGACGTTCTCCCCGACCGGTCCGGCTCCCAGTACTACAACGTCGTACGCGATGGCTTCCGTCATGGTGCCCAGTCTGGTGGCAGGTGTGCACGCGGGCCACATGGGTACGAGCGCGGAATACGTCCGCGACGCGGACCGTTGTGCACAGCGGCATTGCCCCCACGGCTTCGCCCCCCCGAACCAGGAAGCAGGAAGAGGGAAACACCATGAGCAGCACCACCGTGGAGCTGACCAAGGAGAACTTCGATCAGACGGTCACGGAGAACGGATTCGTGCTGATCGACTTCTGGGCGTCCTGGTGCGGGCCCTGCAAGCAGTTCGCCCCCGTCTACGAGAAGGCCGCCGAGGCCAACCCCGACCTGGTCTTCGGCAAGGTCGACACGGAGGCGCAGCCCGAGCTGGCCGCCGCGTTCGGC
This window harbors:
- a CDS encoding dihydrolipoyl dehydrogenase family protein is translated as MTEAIAYDVVVLGAGPVGENVADRARAGGLSVAVVESELVGGECSYWACMPSKALLRPVIARADARRVPGLRQAVQGPLDAQAVLDHRDSYTSHWKDDGQVRWVESIGADLYRGHGRLAGPRTVTVTADDGTVTTLTARHAVTVCTGTRAALPDVPGLAEVKPWTSRDATSSGTVPDRLIVVGGGVVATEMATAWQALGSRVTVLVRGDGLLGRMEPFAGELVADALREAGADIRTGVSVKAVERSGGIVTATLDDGSAVEAEEILFATGRAPRTDDIGLETVGLEPGSWLPVDDSLRVEGHDWLYAVGDSNHRALLTHQGKYQARIAGAAITARAQGVPLLETDRWGAHSATADHAAVPQVVFTDPEAASAGLTLAEAEAAGHRVRAVDQDIANVAGAGLYADGYTGKARMIVDLDREILLGVTFVGPGVGELIHSATIAIAGEVPIDRLWHAVPAYPTVSEVWLRLLEAYRG
- the trxA gene encoding thioredoxin, translating into MSSTTVELTKENFDQTVTENGFVLIDFWASWCGPCKQFAPVYEKAAEANPDLVFGKVDTEAQPELAAAFGIQSIPTLMIVRDQVAVFAQPGALPQEALDDVIGQARNLDMDEVRKSIAAQQEQEQQGQSPSDQG